The Chlorocebus sabaeus isolate Y175 chromosome 1, mChlSab1.0.hap1, whole genome shotgun sequence genome includes a region encoding these proteins:
- the GAL3ST3 gene encoding galactose-3-O-sulfotransferase 3, producing the protein MPPILQRLQQATKMMSRRKILLLVLGCSTVSLLIHQGAQLSWYPKLFPLSCPPLRNSPPRPKHMTVAFLKTHKTAGTTVQNILFRFAERHNLTVALPHPSCEHQFCYPRNFSAHFVHPATRPPHVLASHLRFDRAELERLMPPGTVYVTILREPAAMFESLFSYYNQYCPAFRRVPNASLEAFLRTPEAYYRAGEHFAMFAHNTLAYDLGGDNERSPRNDAAYLAGLIRQVEEVFSLVMIAEYFDESLVLLRRLLAWDLDDVLYAKLNARAASSRLAAIPAALARAARTWNALDAGLYDHFNATFWRRVARAGRACVEREARELREARQRLLRRCFGDEPVLRPAAQIRTKQLQPWQPSRKVDIMGYDLPGGGAGPATEACLKLAMPEVQYSNYLLRKQKRRGGARARPEPVLDNPPPRPIRVLPRGPQGP; encoded by the exons ATGCCACCCATCCTCCAGCGCCTGCAGCAGGCCACCAAGATGATGAGCCGCCGGAAAATCCTGCTGCTGGTGCTAGGGTGCAGCACCGTAAGCCTTCTCATCCACCAGGGGGCGCAGCTCAGCTG GTACCCCAAGCTGTTCCCCCTGAGCTGCCCTCCTCTGCGAAACTCGCCTCCGCGCCCCAAGCACATGACCGTGGCCTTCCTGAAGACTCACAAGACGGCAGGCACGACGGTGCAGAACATCCTGTTCCGCTTCGCCGAGCGCCACAATCTGACGGTGGCCCTGCCACACCCCAGCTGCGAGCACCAGTTCTGCTACCCGCGCAACTTCTCGGCGCACTTCGTGCACCCGGCCACGCGGCCGCCGCACGTGCTGGCCAGCCACCTGCGCTTCGACCGTGCGGAGCTGGAGCGCCTCATGCCGCCCGGCACGGTCTATGTCACCATCCTTCGCGAACCGGCCGCCATGTTCGAGTCGCTCTTCAGTTACTACAACCAGTACTGCCCGGCCTTCCGGCGCGTGCCCAACGCCTCGCTCGAGGCCTTCCTGCGCACGCCCGAGGCCTACTACCGCGCCGGCGAGCACTTCGCCATGTTCGCACACAACACGCTGGCCTACGACCTGGGCGGCGATAATGAGCGCAGCCCGCGCAACGACGCCGCCTACCTGGCGGGCCTCATCCGCCAGGTGGAGGAGGTTTTCTCGCTCGTCATGATCGCCGAGTACTTCGACGAGTCGCTAGTGCTGCTGCGGCGCCTGCTGGCCTGGGACCTGGACGACGTGCTCTACGCCAAGCTCAATGCGCGCGCCGCCAGCTCGCGCCTAGCCGCCATCCCCGCGGCGCTGGCGCGGGCAGCGCGCACCTGGAACGCCCTGGACGCCGGCTTGTACGACCACTTCAACGCCACCTTTTGGCGCCGCGTGGCGCGCGCCGGCCGCGCGTGCGTGGAGCGCGAGGCTCGCGAGCTGCGCGAGGCCCGCCAGCGCCTACTGCGGCGCTGCTTCGGGGACGAGCCAGTGCTGCGGCCTGCCGCGCAGATCCGCACCAAGCAGCTGCAGCCGTGGCAGCCCAGCCGCAAAGTGGACATTATGGGCTACGACCTGCCCGGCGGCGGCGCCGGCCCGGCCACCGAGGCCTGCCTCAAGCTGGCCATGCCCGAGGTCCAGTACTCGAACTACCTGCTGCGCAAGCAGAAGCGCCGGGGCGGTGCGCGGGCTCGGCCCGAGCCGGTCCTGGATAATCCCCCGCCTCGGCCCATCCGAGTGCTGCCTCGCGGGCCTCAGGGTCCCTGA
- the CATSPER1 gene encoding cation channel sperm-associated protein 1: MDQNSVPEKAQNEADTNNTDTFFRSHSSPPHHRPGHSGALHHHGVPQRRGESHHPPEFEDFHDQAFSSHIHQSQHHSEAWNHGRAHGPTGFGLAPSQGAVPSHHSYGEDYLNELHRAGRRHHDGSQYSGFHQQNDSHYHKESHHGRRQYLGENLSHYSSGVPHHPSEASHHGANPYSESFHHSEASYLSGLQHDESQHHQVSHHGWSTHHQSHHHGRSRHHEAHQHRRPSHHGQILSPYSFVGSYQHGISDYHSEYPHSEHSHHAQHHHRTHRHRDHHQHRDHHSAHHSSHLYGDYVQSTSQLSIPQTSWSLVHDASGPAASHTGAFPPHMAHPRGSAHSMTRSVSTVHSRAAQRSKKVHPWDTSTKDSEDWGKEEGQFRRRKTGRLQRTHKKGHSTNLLQWLWEKLTFLIQGFREMIRKLTQSLAFETFIFFVVCLNTFMLVAQTFAEVEIRGEWHFMALDSVFFCIYVLEALLKIIALGLSYFYDFWNNLDFFIMAMAVLDFLLMQTHSFAIYHQSLFRILKVFKSLRALRAIRVLRRLRFLTSVQEVTGTLGQSLPSIAAILILMFTCLFLFSAVLRALFRKSDPKRFQNILTTIFTLFTLLTLDDWSLIYIDSRAQGAWYIIPILIIYIIIQYFIFLNLVITVLVDSFQMALFKGLEKMKQERAARIQEKLLQDSLMELRAAEPKEVASEGTMLKRLIEKKFGTMTEKQQQLLFHYLQLVASVEQQQQKFRSQAAVIDEIVDTTFEAGEEDFRQ, from the exons ATGGATCAAAACTCAGTGCCTGAAAAGGCTCAGAATGAGGCAGACACCAATAACACAGATACGTTCTTTCGCTCCCACTCATCACCCCCACACCACAGGCCAGGCCACAGTGGAGCTCTCCACCATCATGGCGTGCCTCAGCGACGTGGTGAATCTCACCACCCTCCGGAGTTCGAAGACTTCCATGACCAAGCCTTCTCCTCCCACATCCACCAATCTCAACACCACAGTGAGGCATGGAATCATGGCAGAGCCCACGGCCCCACAGGCTTTGGCCTGGCTCCCTCTCAAGGTGCTGTCCCCTCCCACCATTCCTACGGTGAGGACTACCTTAATGAGCTCCACCGTGCTGGCAGAAGGCATCATGATGGGTCCCAATACAGTGGGTTCCATCAGCAGAATGACTCCCACTACCATAAGGAGTCTCACCATGGCAGACGCCAATATCTCGGTGAGAATTTATCCCACTATTCCTCTGGCGTGCCCCACCACCCCAGCGAGGCTTCCCACCATGGAGCCAATCCCTACAGTGAGTCCTTCCACCACAGTGAGGCTTCCTACCTTAGCGGGCTCCAACACGACGAGTCCCAGCATCACCAAGTCTCCCACCATGGCTGGTCCACCCACCACCAAAGCCACCACCATGGCAGGTCCCGTCATCACGAAGCCCACCAGCATAGAAGGCCTTCTCATCACGGACAGATCCTTTCCCCTTATTCCTTTGTGGGGTCCTACCAGCATGGGATATCTGACTATCACAGCGAGTACCCCCATAGTGAGCATTCCCACCATGCACAGCACCACCACCGGACCCACCGGCACCGAGACCACCACCAGCACCGAGACCACCACAGTGCGCATCATTCCAGTCACCTCTATGGTGACTACGTCCAGAGCACTTCCCAGCTCTCCATCCCACAAACGTCCTGGAGTCTGGTTCACGATGCCTCCGGCCCTGCTGCTTCTCATACAGGAGCCTTCCCCCCTCACATGGCACACCCACGGGGCTCGGCCCACAGCATGACTCGGTCTGTCAGCACAGTCCACTCACGTGCCGCCCAGAGGTCCAAAAAAGTTCATCCCTGGGATACCTCCACCAAAGATTCAGAAGACTGGGGCAAAGAAGAGGGGCAGTTTCGGAGACGCAAAA CCGGCCGGCTCCAGCGGACCCACAAGAAGGGACACTCTACTAATCTCTTGCAGTGGCTGTGGGAAAAGCTAACCTTCCTCATTCAGGGCTTCCGGGAAATGATCCGGAAGCTGACCCAATCCCTGGCCTTTGAAACCTTCATCTTCTTCGTCGTCTGCCTCAACACCTTCATGCTGGTGGCCCAGACTTTCGCTGAAGTCGAGATCCGGGGCG AGTGGCACTTCATGGCCTTGGACTCCGTATTCTTCTGCATCTACGTGCTGGAAGCCCTGCTCAAGATCATCGCCCTGGGTCTCTCGTACTTCTATGACTTCTGGAACAATttgg ACTTCTTCATCATGGCCATGGCCGTGCTGGACTTCTTGCTGATGCAGACCCACTCCTTCGCCATCTACCACCAAAGCCTCTTCCGGATCCTCAAGGTCTTCAAGAGCCTGCGAGCGCTGAGGGCCATCCGGGTCCTGCGGAGGCTCAG ATTCCTGACCAGCGTCCAGGAAGTgacagggaccctgggccagtCCTTGCCATCCATCGCAGCCATCCTCATCCTCATGTTTACCTGCCTCT TCCTCTTCTCTGCGGTCCTCCGAGCACTGTTCCGCAAATCTGACCCCAAGCGCTTCCAGAACATCCTCACCACCATCTTCACCCTCTTCACCTTGCTCACGCTGGATGACTGGTCCCTCATCTACATAGACAGCCGTGCCCAGG GTGCCTGGTACATCATTCCCATCCTCATAATTTACATCATCATCCAGTACTTCATCTTCCTCAA cctggtgatTACTGTACTGGTGGATAGCTTCCAGATGGCGCTGTTCAAAGGCCTCGAGAAAATGAAGCAGGAG AGGGCCGCCCGGATCCAAGAGAAGCTGCTGCAAGACTCACTGATGGAGCTCAGAGCCGCAG AGCCCAAAGAGGTGGCGAGTGAAGGCACCATGCTGAAGCGGCTCATTGAGAAAAAGTTTGGGACCATGACTGAGAA GCAGCAGCAGCTCCTGTTCCATTACCTGCAGCTAGTGGCAAGcgtggagcagcagcagcagaagttcCGCTCCCAGGCAGCCGTCATCGATGAGATTGTGGACACCACATTTGAG GCTGGAGAAGAGGACTTCAGGCAGTGA
- the CST6 gene encoding cystatin-M, translating to MAPMALTAMARSSLPLALGLALVAFCLLALPRDARARPQERMVGERQDLSPDDPQVQKAAQAAVASYNMGSNSLYYFRDTHIIKAQSQLVAGIKYFLTMEMGSTDCRKTRVAGDHVDLTTCPLAAGAQQEKLRCDFEVLVVPWQNSSQLLKHNCVQV from the exons ATGGCTCCGATGGCACTGACGGCCATGGCGCGTTCGAGCCTCCCGCTGGCGCTGGGCCTGGCCCTGGTCGCATTCTGCCTCCTGGCGCTGCCCCGCGACGCCCGGGCCCGGCCGCAGGAGCGCATGGTCGGAGAACGCCAGGACCTGTCGCCCGACGACCCGCAGGTGCAGAAGGCGGCGCAGGCGGCCGTGGCCAGTTACAACATGGGCAGCAACAGCCTCTACTACTTCCGAGACACGCACATCATCAAGGCGCAGAGCCAG CTGGTGGCCGGCATCAAGTACTTCCTGACGATGGAGATGGGGAGCACAGATTGCCGCAAGACCAGGGTCGCTGGAGACCACGTGGACCTCACCACCTGCCCCCTTGCAGCAGGGGCGCAGCAGGAG AAGCTGCGCTGTGACTTTGAGGTCCTTGTGGTTCCCTGGCAGAACTCCTCTCAGCTCCTAAAGCACAACTGTGTGCAGGTGTGA